One Funiculus sociatus GB2-C1 genomic window, CCCCTTCGTAGCGATTTCCGGGGTAAAGGTCGTGCATCCGATTGAAACACCGCAACAAAGTGGTTTTGCCACATCCTGAAGGGCCAATTAGCGCTGTCACCTGTTTGTCAGCGACTGGCAAGTTAATATTTTTCAGTGCGTGGACAGTACCGCCATAATAAAAATTTAGGTTATTAACCTCAGCTTTAATATTTTTAGCTGAATTTGAGGGAGATTGGTTGGTTTCGATTTTTTCTACCATTTGATATTTTTGCGTAAACGATAGCGCAGAAAAATTGCTACACCATTCATAGCTAGTGTCATAAGAACTAAGGCAATACCCGCCGCCGCTGCATTAACTTGAAATTCCTCCTGGGGACGGGATACCCAATCAAACATTTGGATGGGCAAAACTGTGAAGGGTGCCAGCAACCACTTAAAAGAAATGAAAGGAAACTGTCCTTGAATTGGGGGTTCTGGCAAAAAGGAGATGAAGGTAAGAGCGCCAATGGTTATTAGGGGCGCAGTCTCGCCAATGGCTCGTGCTAAGCCAACAATTATACCAGTAAGAATTGTGCCAGTTGAGTAACGCAAAACATGATCCCAGATCACCTGCCACTTGCTGGCACCAACTGCATAGGCAGCTTCGCGAATACTATTGGGAATGGCGCGGAGAGCTTCGCGAGTTGTCACAATTACTATTGGCAAAACCAACAGTGCCAGAGTTAATCCGGCGGTGAGAACGCTTTCTCCCAACTTAAATCTATACACGAACAAGCCTAAAGCTAGCAGTCCGTAGACAATGGAGGGAACTCCCGCCAAGTTAGTGACATTGATTTCGATGAAGTCGGAAAGCCAACCTTTCTTGGCATATTCTTCTAAATAAATGCCTGCTGCTATACCTACTGGGATTGAAGTTGCAGCAGTTACCAACATTACTAGGGCGCTTCCTACCCACGCAGAAAGAATGCCTGCTTCTTCCGCTTTGCGACTGGGAAAAGAGGTGATAAATTGCCAATCAAGGCGCGGTAAACCGTCGTGCATTAAGTCAAGCACCAACGCCATCAGAGTGACAATTCCAAATAGCATCGACAACAACCCGACGATTTGGAAAGCCAAGTCCCAACGCTTGCTCTTGGCAATAATAGAGCGAATTTCTTGTAGATTTTTCATTATTTATTAGCTAGTCATTGACTATTAATTTATTAATAACTAACTTAGTAAATTTCTCGGTAGCGTTTTCTCAAGAAATGACCGCCAATGTTGAAAACTAGGGTCATCAGCACTAGGGTTAATCCAGCGGCAAATATGGTTTCATATTCCAAGCTGCCATAAGGTAGGTCGCCGAGACTTACTGCCACGATGTAGGCGGTAATTGTCTGT contains:
- the pstA gene encoding phosphate ABC transporter permease PstA; its protein translation is MKNLQEIRSIIAKSKRWDLAFQIVGLLSMLFGIVTLMALVLDLMHDGLPRLDWQFITSFPSRKAEEAGILSAWVGSALVMLVTAATSIPVGIAAGIYLEEYAKKGWLSDFIEINVTNLAGVPSIVYGLLALGLFVYRFKLGESVLTAGLTLALLVLPIVIVTTREALRAIPNSIREAAYAVGASKWQVIWDHVLRYSTGTILTGIIVGLARAIGETAPLITIGALTFISFLPEPPIQGQFPFISFKWLLAPFTVLPIQMFDWVSRPQEEFQVNAAAAGIALVLMTLAMNGVAIFLRYRLRKNIKW